The genomic window GCCTGGGCTGCTGGCGGAGGGGGGCCCTGATTCTCAAGTTCCTGTGAGTCCCTACGCCGGCGCCGCGCAGGCCCTACCTGGCAGCTCACCACCTCGGTCAAGTCCGGGTAGACGGGCGGCGGCTCCCGCAGGCAGCACAAGAAGAAGGCGGTGCTGAAGCGGCGGCCACCCGAGCGCGTGAACGGCGTGAGCCAGCCGCCCCAGTCGTGCAGCGCCCAGATGTCGGGCGTGCAGTCGAGGTGCGCACACAGGCTCAGGAAGTGGCGCGGGTCGCGGCGGACGCGGTCGCGCCAGGCGTCCAGGCCCGGCGGCGGCGCGAGGGCGCGTGCGGGCTCGGCCGCGGTGGGCAGGGCGGCCCGCGGCCGCAGCAGCAGCACGCCCGCCTCCTCGAAGGCCTCGCGGATGGCACAGATGCGGGAGGCTACGTCATCCGGCAGCGCCGCGCCGTCCTCGTCGGCGGCGTCGGGCAGCCCCGGGAAGGAGGCTGGCCGCGACAGTGGCGGGCCCAGGCCGAAACGCGGCGGCCCGTGGTGCGGCGCGAAGAGGCGCAGCCAGTCGGCCGAGTGGTCTGCCTTGTCCAGCACGCCCCCCGGGAAGACGTGCGCCCCGGGCAAGAAGCCTTGGCTCTCGGAGcgctgcagcagcagcagccgaaAGCCCtcggcgggcggcgggggcggcgacGGGGCGGCGGGGCCCGGGCGCGCCCAGCCCGCGGCCAGCACCATGGTGGCTGCCCGTCGCCAGCTGCTGGCGCCCGGCCGCAGGGAGCCGTTCATGGCGGGCGGCGGCGCGAGGCTTCCGGGCTCTGGGTTCTGGCGCGGCGGGAGCTCCTGGGCGCCGTTCCTACCGCCCCCACAGGTCTTCTGGGCTTGGGGACCCAGGCCCGTGTCATATATGACGAGCTCGAGGCGGGGCGCGCGCGGTGGGCGCCGGGTGAATTCTGGCTGTTAGGCCTACACCCGCGTCGGCCTGTGGGAGGAGCGTGGCGCCGGGGAGGGCTTGCACACGCCTGGAGTGCCTTAGTTCCCAGCCGGGTCACTGGCAGGACTAGGACTGTCACTGTCCCCGGCGAGGAATTGTTCACAGCCGCCTGACAGGAGGGCCTGCCTGCCTCATCGTTCCCACCCAGGACACTCGGACCGAGAGCAGAAATGCCTAGGGGCATACATGACCTGCCACGTTAAAACGTGATGCAGTATTTTCACCAGGCCAGGTGACACCTAGCCCACCAAACCCCGAGAACTAGGACTTATCCTTAAACCACCGGTCGACACGGAAGTATGTTGTCTTTGACAGCGGAGGAGACCTGAAGGGTAGATCTCTGAGCTTTGCAGGCTCACATGACTCCACCAATGAGAAACTGATGGATGAACCAGATGCCAAATTATGGGTTCCCCACCGCACGTCCTGGACGTGAAAGGCACTCTTGCCCTCGGGTAATTTGTCTTGTGTTCTGGAAGCCTTTtattgtcagggcacctgggacCACCTTAAGCCCTTTAGGTCATTGGATGATTTCCACTTTCATGAGAGATGCTTAATCCAGGCCTAGGGATAGGAATTTCTCTCCACTTCATTTTCTTAGTGGCTGTAATACTCCCATGTCCAAGAGAAACATTCCTGTTTCTTAGAGCCTGTTTAAATCTGAATCTTCTCTTTTCGATTCCTTGTCACGTGCCAACAGCTTCTCCCACGATTGCTATTACACCTGATCACACATTTGTTACATTTGGGGATGAAACAGAGACTGTTCTTTTGGTGGGCCTCATTTAAGAACTGTCATTTTAATGTGGGTTATTTTGTGGGGGAGGATCTGGACATGGCACTGTCggtttttaggggtttttttaaattaaaaaatatagggttttttggttttttgtgtgttttttgtgtttttgttttttattggaagtatgctccacgcccaacatggggcttgaactcacaaccctaagatcaagagtagcatgctctactgatggagccagccagacacTCCTAGAATGGTTTTTCTTAGCATCGTTTTCTACAGGTACGACTCCCTGTGTACTGACTGCAtcctagaaacaaacaaacaaaaaaatgggacCACACACGGAGAAAAGTACAGGTGGAAGCCAAAGAAGGACACACGTCCCACTTGGAGGGCCAACCAACTTTCATCTACCTTGAGTCTGCAGAATCCACAGTTGGGGAACCCTTTCCTGAACTGCTTCGCAAATGCATGTGGCTCTCTGCACTGGGACAATCATTTCAGAACCCGTTGTAGCGTCTGGAGTGGTACCCGGGAGCCTGTATTTTAACAGTTCCTGACGCTGCAGGTGGTTCTAGTGCTGTGAGCCATAGGAAGCTCTGAAAGGTGGTGACATGATCAAGTTCATATCTTCAAGTTTGTGACACCAGCATGGTGACTCAATTGGATGGAGCTGGACTGGAGACCCATGGGGTATGCTAGGCAAGAAATTATGAAGGCCTAAACTAGGAGAGTGGCTGTGGAGAGAGGgtaaggagggagaagggaatgaTTTACAGAGTACTGAGGGGGTAGACTTGATGTAATATGGTAATTGGTTGAATGCAGAGCAGGGGACAGGAAGGAGTTAAGGTCTAGCTTGGGAGATTGAAGTAATAGTTATTCAACCCTAGAGGCAGTAATTAATAGTGAtattattaagcacct from Panthera tigris isolate Pti1 chromosome E2, P.tigris_Pti1_mat1.1, whole genome shotgun sequence includes these protein-coding regions:
- the NUDT19 gene encoding nucleoside diphosphate-linked moiety X motif 19 isoform X2, translated to MNGSLRPGASSWRRAATMVLAAGWARPGPAAPSPPPPPAEGFRLLLLQRSESQGFLPGAHVFPGGVLDKADHSADWLRLFAPHHGPPRFGLGPPLSRPASFPGLPDAADEDGAALPDDVASRICAIREAFEEAGVLLLRPRAALPTAAEPARALAPPPGLDAWRDRVRRDPRHFLSLCAHLDCTPDIWALHDWGGWLTPFTRSGGRRFSTAFFLCCLREPPPVYPDLTEVVSCQDHTTHLGACSLLLPGTTRVVISIRGN
- the NUDT19 gene encoding nucleoside diphosphate-linked moiety X motif 19 isoform X1 → MNGSLRPGASSWRRAATMVLAAGWARPGPAAPSPPPPPAEGFRLLLLQRSESQGFLPGAHVFPGGVLDKADHSADWLRLFAPHHGPPRFGLGPPLSRPASFPGLPDAADEDGAALPDDVASRICAIREAFEEAGVLLLRPRAALPTAAEPARALAPPPGLDAWRDRVRRDPRHFLSLCAHLDCTPDIWALHDWGGWLTPFTRSGGRRFSTAFFLCCLREPPPVYPDLTEVVSCQWSSPSEATESFISKKIWLAPPQFYEIRRLGNFASLSDLHKFCLDGALEEMERWLPITFLTADAMLQLLPGDELYLEDSDFVENVMSTEKKTGEIMKEGKTFHRMVLHSRHVYSVHVTVQSKHKHVYPKTYVVSQSHL